CCGCGAGGAGCGTTCCGGCCGCCGGTGCCCGGCCGACTGGAGCTGGATCGTCCCGCCGCTGTCGGGCGGCCAGACCCCGGTCTTCCACCGGTACTACGACCCGCCGGATCCCGACGAGCGACCGGCGTTCCTCTCACCGGACTGAGTCACCCGGGGAGGGCCGGAGACCACGGAGAGCAACGTGGGAGCGCCCGTATGGCGGATCGTGCCCGGCCCGTGCCGCACCAAGGCGCGACAAGGCCGACAATGGGACGCATGACCGCAGTCCTCGTCGCCTACGCCGGGCGTCACGGCGGAACCCGGCAGATCGCCGAGGTCATCGCCGCCGAGCTCGGCGAAGCCGGCCTGAGCGTGGACGTGCGCGATGCCGCCGACGTCGCGCACGTCGGCCACTACGCCGCGGTCGTCGTCGGCAGTGCCCTGTACTACCACCGGTGGCGGCCCGAAGCCGTGCGGTTGCTGGAACGCAACGCCCGGGCGCTCTCGGAGCGCCCGGTGTGGCTGTTCCACAGCGGACCGTGCGGCCCGGGCGCGGCCGGCCAGCAGGTCAGCCTGCCGGCGAACGTGGCGCTGCTCGCCGCGAGCATCGACGCGGAGCGCACTGCCACCTTCGGCGGCCGGCTCGACCCGGCGACCGTGCGCGGCCTGATCCCGCGGCTGATGGCGTCGGGGCAGCGCGCGGGCGACTTCCGCGACTGGGACCGGATCAAGGCGTGGGCCCGCGACGTCGGCCGCCGCGTCCGCACGCGCGTCGCGCTCTGACTCTTGCCCGCGCCCGTCGGTGGGTGCTAGACCAGCTCTGAGCTCTTCCGGTGAAGAACCGACGGGACGGGGCAAACGTGACGGATCAGGCGGCACCCGGGACAGGGAAGAAAGCGCTTACATCCGATCAGCGCAACGCGTTCCTCGCGGCGCTGCTCGGCTGGAGCATGGACTCGTTCGACTACTTCCTCGTCGTGTTCGTCCTCGCCGACATCGCGAAGGACAAGTCGTTCGGCGCGACGGCGACGCAGCTGGCGTTCATCACCACGGCGACCCTGGTGATGCGCCCGGTCGGGGCCCTGCTGTTCGGCCTCTGGGCCGACCGGGTCGGGCGGCGGATCCCGCTGATCGCCGACGTCCTCCTGTATTCGCTGGCCGGCCTGCTGTGCGCGTTCGCCCCGAACTTCACCGTCCTGCTGATCCTGCGGTTCGTCTACGGCGTCGGCATGGGCGGCGAGTGGGGTCTCGGCGCGGCGCTCGCGATGGAGAAGATCCCGGTGGCGCGCCGCGGGTTCTTCTCCGGTCTGCTGCAGGTCGGCTACTCGATCGGGTACCTGCTCGCCGCGCTCGCCTACCTGCTGTTCCACTCGGCCCTCGAGCTCGAGTGGCGCTGGATCTTCGTGCTGAGCATCTTCCCGGCGCTGATCACCCTGCTGATCCGATCGCGGGTCCGCGAGTCGGAGGTCTGGGAGAGCACGCGGGAGAAGCTGCGGGTGACTCGGACGTCGGTCAAGGACGTGCTGCTGAACCCGAAGGTGATCCGCCGGTTCGGCTACCTCATCCTGCTGATGACGGCGTTCAACTGGATGAGCCACGGCACCCAGGACGTCTACCCGAGCTTCCTCAAGGCCCACGACGACGGCGGGGCCGGCCTCAGCGCGACGACGAGCACGTGGATCGCGGTGCTCTACAACGTCGGCGCGATCATCGGCGGCCTGACGTTCGGCACCCTGTCGGAACGACTGGGCCGCCGCCGGACCATCGTGACGGCCGCGGTGCTCGGCCTGCCGGTGATCCCGATCTTCGCGTTCGACCACGGCGCCGGGATGCTGGCGCTGGGTTCGTTCCTGATGCAGATCATGGTGCAGGGCGCGTGGGGCGTGATCCCGGCGCACCTGACGGAGATGTCGCCGGACGCCATCCGCGGCTTCTACCCGGGCGTGACCTACCAGCTGGGCAACCTGCTCGCGGCGCTGAACCTGCCGATCCAGCAGGCGATCGCGGAGTCGCACGGGTACAGCTCCGCTCTCGTGTGGACAGTGGTGCCCGGGCTGATCGCGGTCGCCGTCCTCACCGCGATCGGCAAGGAGGCCAAGGGAATCCGGTTCGGCGAGTCGGCGGTGGCGACGGCACCGGCGGGCTCGAAGTAGGTCGTCAGCGGAGCGTCTTGAGCCGGTCCAGGAGATCGAGCCACTCGACCGCGTCGGCCGTCGTGGCGTGCAACTGCAGCGCGTCGCCCAGTCCCAGCGCGTCGATCGCCCGGCGCACCACCGGCACGCACCCGACGATCGCGAACGGGACGCCGGCCGCGCGGGCGTCCCCGGTCGCTTCGAGCAGCACCGCCAGGCCGCGGGCGGAGCAGTGGGCCGCGCCGGTCAGGTCGAGGACGAGGGCCCGCGGCGCCAGGCCGATCTCCTCGGTGAGCCGGGAGCGCAGCCGGCGGCTGCCGGTCAGGTCGAGCTCGCCGCCGACGGCCAGGACGCTGACGGCGGCGGTCGTCGTCACCACCAGCTCCATCACCGGCTCTTCGTGCCGGCTCTCGAAATGGCGGGCCATCAGCGCGTCGATGTCCAGGCCGGGCGGGTAGGGCACGGCGTCGATTTCCCGCGCCCACGCGCGCAACGCCGCCAGCACCTCGCGGTGCCGTGCGTCGTCTTCGGGCCAGGTCATACCGGTTACATCGCTCGAGGGGCCCCGGGCGCAACAGCCGCGGTCAGGGTGTGACGAGACCCGCTTCGTAGGCGAAGATCGTCAACTGCACGCGGTTGCTCACGTCGAGCTTGGCGAACGTCCGGGTGATGTGCGTTTTGACCGTCGCTTCGCTCAAGAACAGCTCCGCCGCGATGTCGGCGTTCGGCTTGCCCTGGGCGACCGCCGTCACGACCTCGCGTTCGCGGTTGCTGAGCAGGTCCAGTTTCGTCTGGGCGCGGGCCCGCCGCGGGTTGACGCGCGCGGCCACGAACTGGCCGATCAGCTGCTTCGTCGTGCGTGGTGAGAGCATCGCGTCGCCGTTCGCGACCACCCGGACGGCCTCGATGATCTCCTGCGGCGAGCCTTCCTTGAGCAGGAATCCGCTGGCACCGGCCGCGAGCGCTTCGAAGACGTACTCGTCGAGGTCGAACGTCGTCAGGATCAGCACCTTCGGCGCCCGCGGTTGGGCGAGCACCGCCGCCGTCGCGGCGAGGCCGTTCATCCGGCGCATCCGGATGTCCATGACCACGACGTCCGGGGCGTGCCGCGCGACCTGCTGCACGGCTTCGTCGCCGTCACCCGCCTGCGCGACGACTTCCAGATCGGGGGTGCTGCCGAGGATCATCGACAGTCCGGTGCGGACCAGCGGATCGTCGTCGACGAGCAGTACGCGCACGCTCACCCGCCCATGCTAGGGCGCGGCCGGCACCCACGGCAGCGAGGCCCGCAGCACGAACGTCCGTTCGTCCACCGGACCCGCGGCGAGGGTGCCGCCGAGCAGCGAGATCCGCTCGTTGACGCCGGTGAGCCCGGTGCCGGACCCGGGCGAGGGCACCGGCTGCGGCGGCAGCGCGTTGGCCACCTCGATCAGCAGCCCGGCGCCCGGGGCGCCGCGCACCGACACCTCCGCGGGCGCTCCCGGCGCGTGCCGCAGGACGTTGGTGAGCGCCTCCTGCAGGATCCGGTAGGCGGCCGTGCCGAGCGGGGCCGGCGCCGAGGCGGCCTGGTCGAGCAGGACGGTGAGGTTGACGGCGAGCCCGGCCTGCCGGGCGCCGGTGACCAGGTCCGGGAGGTCGGCGAGCGTCGGCTGGGGTGGCGCCGCGGGCCCGCCGGCGGGCCGGTCGGCCAAGCCCGGACCCCGCAGCACGCCGATCACCTGGCGCAGGTCGTCGAGCGACTGCCGGGCGGTGGTCCGCACGGTCTTGGCCGCCTCCGCCGTGTCCGGGGCGGTGCCGCTGGTGACCTCGAGCGCGCCCGCCTGCAGCGAGAGCAGCGACAGCCGGTGGCCCAGGACGTCGTGCATCTCGCGGGCGATCCGCGCCTGCTCCTCGCGGCGCGCGACCTGGTCGCGCAGGGCCGCCTGCTCGGCGCCGCGCCGCCGCGTCTCGGCCATGCTGTGGCGGACGATCC
The window above is part of the Amycolatopsis camponoti genome. Proteins encoded here:
- a CDS encoding flavodoxin domain-containing protein; amino-acid sequence: MTAVLVAYAGRHGGTRQIAEVIAAELGEAGLSVDVRDAADVAHVGHYAAVVVGSALYYHRWRPEAVRLLERNARALSERPVWLFHSGPCGPGAAGQQVSLPANVALLAASIDAERTATFGGRLDPATVRGLIPRLMASGQRAGDFRDWDRIKAWARDVGRRVRTRVAL
- a CDS encoding MFS transporter, whose amino-acid sequence is MTDQAAPGTGKKALTSDQRNAFLAALLGWSMDSFDYFLVVFVLADIAKDKSFGATATQLAFITTATLVMRPVGALLFGLWADRVGRRIPLIADVLLYSLAGLLCAFAPNFTVLLILRFVYGVGMGGEWGLGAALAMEKIPVARRGFFSGLLQVGYSIGYLLAALAYLLFHSALELEWRWIFVLSIFPALITLLIRSRVRESEVWESTREKLRVTRTSVKDVLLNPKVIRRFGYLILLMTAFNWMSHGTQDVYPSFLKAHDDGGAGLSATTSTWIAVLYNVGAIIGGLTFGTLSERLGRRRTIVTAAVLGLPVIPIFAFDHGAGMLALGSFLMQIMVQGAWGVIPAHLTEMSPDAIRGFYPGVTYQLGNLLAALNLPIQQAIAESHGYSSALVWTVVPGLIAVAVLTAIGKEAKGIRFGESAVATAPAGSK
- a CDS encoding STAS domain-containing protein; amino-acid sequence: MTWPEDDARHREVLAALRAWAREIDAVPYPPGLDIDALMARHFESRHEEPVMELVVTTTAAVSVLAVGGELDLTGSRRLRSRLTEEIGLAPRALVLDLTGAAHCSARGLAVLLEATGDARAAGVPFAIVGCVPVVRRAIDALGLGDALQLHATTADAVEWLDLLDRLKTLR
- a CDS encoding response regulator, which translates into the protein MSVRVLLVDDDPLVRTGLSMILGSTPDLEVVAQAGDGDEAVQQVARHAPDVVVMDIRMRRMNGLAATAAVLAQPRAPKVLILTTFDLDEYVFEALAAGASGFLLKEGSPQEIIEAVRVVANGDAMLSPRTTKQLIGQFVAARVNPRRARAQTKLDLLSNREREVVTAVAQGKPNADIAAELFLSEATVKTHITRTFAKLDVSNRVQLTIFAYEAGLVTP
- a CDS encoding sensor histidine kinase encodes the protein MGRSVLGVVCTVLAVAVSVVTGIVNVSLEVSVAGSDDVHPTVGALLGWFLGIGAAIMLVWRHRWPLVVTGIAIVPPLLLRADSLAALIALAALATYFTGWWRWSAATLVFAATGLAVWRDVGRDAELSLSEAWISTETAGAMLTGIILTAAVYTAVPLTLGIVRHSMAETRRRGAEQAALRDQVARREEQARIAREMHDVLGHRLSLLSLQAGALEVTSGTAPDTAEAAKTVRTTARQSLDDLRQVIGVLRGPGLADRPAGGPAAPPQPTLADLPDLVTGARQAGLAVNLTVLLDQAASAPAPLGTAAYRILQEALTNVLRHAPGAPAEVSVRGAPGAGLLIEVANALPPQPVPSPGSGTGLTGVNERISLLGGTLAAGPVDERTFVLRASLPWVPAAP